A single window of Micrococcaceae bacterium Sec5.1 DNA harbors:
- a CDS encoding aldehyde dehydrogenase (NADP(+)) gives MSTATLDLTAVTAAAAAAFKVTAAASDAERAAWLTAVADALDANVTELVSIADSETSLGTVRLTGEVARTSGQLRLFARVITEGSYLEAVIDHADPAATPPKPDLRRILRPIGPVAVFSASNFPFAFSVAGGDTASALAVGCPVIVKAHSGHLRLSERTAEIVTEALANAGAPQGIFALVSGREAGTALVQDPAIKAVGFTGSIPGGRALFDLATSRPEPIPFYGELGSLNPVVITDAALADRGQELAAGLAGSFTQGAGQFCTKPGLVFIPAGTDFAAQVAEASKDKPTAAMLTERIAEAYPYGLRSVAEQPGVAVVSGTVDQDSLADGAAPVVFSTSAANVLERPDELLEECFGPTTLLIEYANDEELSQALAKVPGSLTGTVHAQPGEDVSALVEQLSELVGRVLFDGWPTGVAVNWSQQHGGPYPATTSLFTSVGATAVRRFQRPVAYQDAPDNILHPALRESNPLGIPRRVDGVLTLG, from the coding sequence TTGAGTACAGCAACTCTTGATTTGACCGCGGTGACGGCCGCTGCCGCCGCAGCCTTCAAGGTGACCGCCGCCGCGTCCGACGCCGAGCGCGCGGCCTGGCTGACCGCCGTCGCCGACGCCCTGGACGCCAACGTGACGGAACTGGTGTCCATAGCTGACTCCGAAACCAGCCTTGGTACGGTTCGGCTCACCGGAGAGGTAGCCCGGACCAGCGGCCAACTCCGGCTGTTCGCGAGGGTCATCACCGAGGGCTCGTACTTGGAGGCCGTCATCGACCACGCGGATCCTGCCGCCACCCCGCCCAAGCCTGACCTGCGCCGCATCCTGCGTCCAATTGGACCGGTGGCCGTGTTCTCGGCGTCGAACTTCCCGTTCGCCTTCTCGGTGGCCGGTGGCGACACCGCATCGGCGCTGGCTGTCGGTTGCCCGGTGATCGTCAAAGCACATTCCGGCCACCTCCGCCTGTCCGAACGGACTGCCGAGATCGTGACCGAAGCCCTGGCCAATGCCGGCGCTCCGCAGGGAATCTTCGCCCTGGTGAGCGGACGCGAGGCCGGTACCGCATTGGTGCAGGATCCCGCCATCAAGGCCGTGGGCTTCACCGGTTCGATCCCCGGCGGCCGCGCTCTGTTCGACCTCGCAACGTCCCGCCCCGAGCCGATCCCCTTCTATGGCGAACTCGGCAGCCTCAACCCGGTGGTCATCACTGATGCTGCCTTGGCTGACCGCGGCCAGGAACTTGCTGCAGGACTGGCTGGTTCCTTCACCCAGGGAGCGGGGCAGTTCTGCACTAAGCCCGGGCTCGTCTTTATCCCCGCTGGCACCGATTTCGCTGCCCAGGTGGCCGAGGCAAGCAAGGATAAGCCGACGGCGGCCATGCTGACTGAGCGGATTGCGGAGGCCTACCCTTACGGCCTTCGCAGCGTTGCCGAGCAGCCGGGTGTTGCGGTGGTGAGTGGCACTGTGGATCAGGACAGCCTGGCCGACGGCGCCGCGCCGGTGGTGTTCTCCACGAGCGCCGCCAACGTGCTGGAGCGTCCTGATGAGTTGCTGGAAGAGTGCTTCGGGCCCACCACGCTCCTCATTGAGTACGCCAATGACGAAGAGCTGTCCCAGGCCCTCGCCAAGGTTCCAGGCAGCCTCACCGGCACTGTCCATGCGCAGCCGGGTGAGGACGTTTCGGCGCTCGTGGAGCAGCTGAGTGAGCTCGTCGGCCGGGTCCTGTTTGATGGTTGGCCCACTGGCGTTGCCGTGAATTGGTCGCAGCAGCACGGAGGGCCATACCCCGCGACGACATCGCTGTTTACCTCAGTGGGCGCGACCGCGGTCCGCCGCTTCCAGCGTCCGGTGGCTTACCAGGACGCGCCGGACAACATCCTGCACCCGGCCCTGCGCGAGTCGAACCCGTTGGGCATCCCGCGCCGGGTGGACGGCGTGCTAACCCTGGGCTAA
- a CDS encoding M24 family metallopeptidase yields the protein MTAPTQLTPAPTAVTAPGNVADRRVKRQRVLDILDRSGRDSLLLTSNTALTWYLDGSRVHISLAGDPIAALLVDRTGDHLVTFNNEAGRIEAEELPEGVNLHSIPWHGQLHASAAGLADDGNPLMEAAVTQELRAARQQLLPAETARYAQLSADAASAMTDVLTAATPGTTEFELVSDLAARIVAVGAEPLVLLCNGAARSAFRHPLATHAPIGRRAMAVICARRHGLVANVTRWVAFDAGTPQELDAEARIAAVEADIFQATVPGAKLNEVFAEIQDAYVRHGFGPEQWTLHHQGGPAGYAGRDPRVTADVADRMVLNQPFTWNPSGPGVKIEDTVLLTDSGLRVLTTDDRWPTTEVDGRRRPLTLRP from the coding sequence ATGACCGCTCCGACTCAATTAACGCCGGCTCCGACTGCCGTCACTGCGCCCGGCAACGTCGCCGACCGCAGAGTAAAGCGCCAGCGGGTGCTGGACATCCTGGACCGCTCGGGTCGCGACTCGCTGCTGCTCACCAGCAACACGGCGCTCACCTGGTATCTGGACGGCAGCCGGGTCCACATCAGTCTGGCCGGGGATCCCATTGCCGCCCTCCTGGTGGATCGAACCGGGGATCACCTGGTGACGTTCAACAACGAAGCCGGCCGCATTGAGGCAGAGGAGCTTCCGGAGGGCGTCAACCTGCACAGTATTCCGTGGCACGGCCAATTGCATGCCTCTGCGGCAGGGCTGGCCGACGATGGAAACCCGCTGATGGAAGCCGCCGTCACACAGGAACTTCGGGCAGCACGACAACAACTCCTGCCCGCGGAGACAGCCCGTTATGCCCAATTGTCCGCAGATGCAGCCAGCGCGATGACGGACGTCCTCACGGCAGCAACGCCCGGGACAACGGAGTTCGAGCTGGTCTCAGACCTTGCTGCCCGGATTGTGGCAGTTGGCGCCGAGCCGCTTGTCCTGCTGTGCAACGGCGCTGCCCGGAGCGCGTTCCGCCACCCGCTGGCAACGCATGCTCCCATCGGCCGCAGGGCCATGGCCGTGATTTGTGCCCGGCGTCATGGCTTGGTGGCCAACGTGACCCGTTGGGTAGCGTTCGACGCCGGTACCCCACAGGAGCTCGACGCCGAGGCCCGCATCGCGGCAGTTGAGGCCGACATTTTCCAAGCCACTGTGCCGGGTGCCAAGCTCAACGAGGTCTTTGCCGAGATCCAGGACGCCTATGTGCGCCACGGTTTTGGTCCCGAGCAGTGGACGCTGCACCACCAGGGTGGTCCTGCAGGCTATGCGGGCCGTGATCCGCGGGTCACCGCGGACGTAGCCGACAGGATGGTCCTCAACCAGCCGTTCACGTGGAACCCCTCCGGGCCAGGCGTGAAAATCGAAGACACCGTGCTGCTCACGGATTCCGGCCTGCGCGTCCTGACCACTGACGACCGTTGGCCGACAACGGAAGTGGACGGCCGCCGTCGTCCGCTCACCCTGCGGCCCTAA
- a CDS encoding DUF6807 family protein, producing MTSPSTAAGTNVAIPNQLPRVALVGVHGFGERHLDNLRRLGSAGMLELVAVADPMPPAQDQLPPEVGVYSSLEELLAAGRAPDVVIISTPIQTHAPLALTALGAGANVYLEKPPVASMAQYESVLAAAASAGRLVQVGFQSLGSHALPAIEKFVASGEIGEVRGISATGLWLRTKGYFKRSRWAGKRSLNGTDVVDGVATNALAHAVATGLRLAGARTLADVELVETDLYRANDTESDDTSVIRVRTTTGTVLTCALTLCAPVQSAPSVTIYGTLGQITLSYTEDSVEVTTPSGVRTETFGRTDLLENLLSARTEQDLLSPLSGAGAYMSVLEAVRTSDAPTLIHPDHVTWLGDGDDAHAVVQGIESWIRRATLGQATFAELGAPWAASTAAAVKPELKVNGKAVATLQDGSAIRPTSSPRPYLHPVRTLAGTVVSDHIPEDHVWHLGAGVAIQDVDGINFWGGRTYTRDAGAYVWRKDHGRVVLESAEHRDSADLGDGAVHMDGERHELLSWVGPDGTPVLREQREWHWAAVGNSAWQLTLDFTLESATGRPVLLGSPGSNGRAQGGYGGFFWRLPRVSDATIWTPDSRGEDAVHGSVAPWLAWSGTFDAATGSGQTAGDPGLGHPATLVFLASPQAPDPWFVRHSGYPGVGLSLAWESPVAAEPGRPVHRTARVLIADGFLATQDIEQLISTQGDPA from the coding sequence ATGACTTCGCCCTCAACGGCCGCCGGCACCAACGTGGCCATTCCCAACCAACTGCCCCGGGTAGCACTCGTTGGCGTTCACGGATTCGGCGAAAGGCACCTTGACAACCTCCGTCGGCTTGGTTCTGCCGGAATGCTTGAACTAGTAGCTGTTGCCGATCCAATGCCGCCGGCCCAGGACCAGTTGCCTCCTGAGGTGGGCGTCTACAGTTCCCTGGAGGAGCTGCTGGCTGCGGGAAGAGCCCCCGACGTCGTCATCATTTCCACCCCTATCCAAACCCACGCCCCGCTGGCCCTCACAGCGCTCGGGGCAGGCGCCAACGTTTACCTCGAAAAGCCTCCCGTGGCTTCCATGGCGCAATACGAAAGCGTGCTTGCAGCGGCGGCGAGCGCCGGGCGGCTGGTTCAAGTCGGTTTCCAGAGCCTTGGTTCGCACGCCCTTCCCGCCATTGAAAAGTTTGTGGCCTCGGGGGAAATCGGCGAGGTCCGCGGCATCAGCGCCACCGGTCTATGGCTCCGGACCAAGGGCTACTTCAAACGCTCCCGCTGGGCCGGTAAGCGAAGCCTGAACGGCACGGATGTGGTGGACGGCGTGGCGACGAACGCCTTGGCACACGCTGTGGCTACTGGGCTGCGACTCGCAGGTGCAAGGACCCTTGCCGACGTCGAATTGGTCGAAACTGACCTATACCGTGCGAATGACACCGAGAGCGATGACACTTCCGTGATCAGGGTTCGCACCACGACTGGCACTGTGCTGACCTGTGCCTTGACGTTGTGCGCACCCGTGCAGTCAGCGCCATCGGTGACCATCTACGGCACACTCGGGCAGATCACGCTTTCCTACACGGAAGACAGTGTGGAGGTCACCACTCCCAGCGGGGTCCGGACTGAGACTTTCGGGCGGACGGACCTGTTGGAAAACCTCTTGTCAGCACGGACCGAACAAGATCTGCTGAGCCCCCTGAGTGGAGCCGGCGCCTACATGTCCGTGCTGGAAGCGGTACGAACCTCGGACGCACCCACGCTCATCCATCCAGACCATGTGACATGGCTGGGTGACGGCGACGACGCCCATGCCGTGGTGCAGGGCATCGAATCGTGGATCCGCCGCGCCACCCTGGGGCAAGCCACTTTCGCGGAACTCGGGGCGCCGTGGGCGGCGAGTACCGCTGCAGCAGTCAAGCCAGAACTGAAGGTCAACGGCAAAGCCGTCGCCACCCTGCAGGACGGCTCGGCCATCCGGCCAACCTCCTCTCCGCGTCCATACCTCCATCCCGTCCGAACCCTTGCCGGCACGGTCGTAAGCGACCACATCCCGGAAGACCATGTGTGGCACCTTGGAGCAGGGGTCGCAATCCAGGACGTGGATGGTATCAATTTCTGGGGTGGCCGGACCTACACCCGCGACGCCGGAGCTTACGTCTGGCGCAAGGACCACGGCCGCGTGGTCCTTGAGTCTGCCGAGCACAGGGATAGCGCCGACCTCGGAGATGGCGCCGTACACATGGATGGCGAGCGGCACGAACTGTTGAGCTGGGTGGGCCCTGACGGTACCCCTGTCCTCCGCGAACAGCGCGAGTGGCACTGGGCCGCCGTCGGGAATTCTGCCTGGCAGCTGACGCTGGACTTCACGCTCGAATCCGCCACGGGACGCCCGGTGCTGCTGGGCAGCCCAGGTTCCAACGGACGGGCGCAGGGCGGTTATGGCGGCTTCTTCTGGCGCCTGCCGAGGGTTAGCGACGCGACCATCTGGACCCCTGATTCGCGTGGTGAAGATGCCGTACATGGCAGCGTCGCGCCCTGGTTGGCTTGGTCAGGAACTTTCGACGCCGCAACGGGCAGCGGTCAGACTGCAGGCGATCCGGGTCTGGGCCATCCGGCCACGCTCGTATTCCTTGCATCGCCCCAAGCGCCGGACCCCTGGTTCGTTCGGCACTCAGGCTATCCGGGCGTGGGGCTGTCCTTGGCGTGGGAATCGCCGGTGGCCGCAGAACCCGGCCGCCCTGTGCATCGCACGGCCAGGGTGCTCATTGCCGATGGCTTCCTTGCCACTCAAGACATTGAACAGCTCATTTCAACCCAGGGGGACCCAGCATGA
- a CDS encoding mandelate racemase/muconate lactonizing enzyme family protein: MTARITGLTTRLITVPLLRSWGAEAPENHVIVTELTTDDGGVGHGFSWTPTIGPQAVKALLDHDIAPFILGLEPNPETVWDQLWKRLHEAGGGGLTTIAMAGVDLALWDLKARQSDTSVTALLGQRQESVEVYGSGVNLHYSLEQLVEQAQRWVAAGHKAVKIKVGKPELREDAERVAAVRQVIGPDRLLMIDANQRWDLAHTFRALDVLGEYGLEWLEEPIRADDLWAYRRLRKHSPVPIALGENVHTIYRFRDFIEAEAVDIIQPNIVRVGGITPFRRIVELARANSIRVAPHLLPELSGQLALTLGEAVSVEDVEDASFEQLGILAEPSPIRIRNSRLSTVGRPGLGFEFAAELADRESSKNESKGNHIEYSNS, encoded by the coding sequence ATGACAGCGCGCATTACGGGGCTCACCACGCGGTTGATCACCGTTCCACTGCTGCGCAGTTGGGGTGCTGAAGCGCCCGAGAACCATGTGATCGTCACCGAGCTGACCACCGACGACGGCGGCGTGGGCCACGGCTTCTCGTGGACACCTACTATTGGTCCCCAGGCAGTCAAAGCCCTCCTGGACCACGACATTGCTCCCTTCATCCTTGGGCTGGAGCCTAATCCGGAAACCGTGTGGGACCAGCTCTGGAAGCGCCTGCACGAGGCAGGCGGGGGAGGCCTGACCACTATCGCCATGGCCGGCGTGGACCTCGCGCTGTGGGACCTCAAGGCACGTCAGTCCGACACCTCCGTCACTGCACTTCTGGGTCAACGCCAGGAATCGGTGGAGGTCTATGGCTCGGGCGTGAACCTGCACTACTCCTTGGAACAACTCGTGGAGCAGGCACAGCGTTGGGTTGCCGCTGGTCATAAGGCTGTGAAGATCAAGGTGGGAAAGCCTGAGCTACGCGAGGATGCTGAACGGGTTGCCGCAGTGCGGCAGGTCATCGGCCCGGACCGTCTGCTCATGATTGACGCCAACCAACGCTGGGACCTGGCCCACACCTTCCGTGCTTTGGATGTTTTGGGGGAGTACGGACTGGAATGGCTGGAAGAACCAATCCGCGCTGACGATCTCTGGGCTTACCGGCGCCTGCGTAAACACTCTCCAGTGCCCATCGCGCTGGGCGAGAACGTCCACACCATCTACCGTTTCCGCGACTTCATCGAAGCCGAAGCCGTGGATATCATCCAACCCAACATTGTCCGCGTGGGCGGCATTACGCCATTCCGCAGGATCGTTGAGTTGGCCCGCGCCAACAGCATCAGGGTGGCTCCGCACCTGCTTCCGGAGCTCTCCGGGCAGTTGGCGCTCACCCTGGGGGAGGCCGTGAGCGTGGAGGACGTGGAAGACGCTTCCTTTGAGCAGCTCGGCATCCTCGCTGAGCCGTCTCCCATCCGAATCCGCAACAGCAGGCTCAGCACCGTAGGCCGTCCAGGCCTTGGCTTCGAGTTTGCCGCGGAGCTGGCCGACCGTGAGAGCTCCAAAAATGAGAGTAAAGGAAACCACATTGAGTACAGCAACTCTTGA